A portion of the Anaerolineales bacterium genome contains these proteins:
- a CDS encoding CoA-transferase subunit beta, translated as MSEPGYNPSELLICSAARLMTDNTTAFVGTGLPMLAAALAQKMHAPNLMTIFEFGGTGAILDDLPIAVGGRRTFHRALAAAGICDVIEAAQRGFVEYGFLGGAQIDPYGNLNSTVIGDHDHPKVRLPGSGGANDVGSQCWQTIAIMRHDRQRFVEKVDFVTTPGYLTGPGAREAAGLPPGTGPYRVVTNLAILGYHPETKRMQLVATQPGISLQQVQEATGFALEPAGPVSENPEPSAEELHILREQVDRERFYI; from the coding sequence ATGAGTGAGCCAGGCTACAACCCGAGCGAGCTGCTGATCTGCTCTGCGGCCCGGCTGATGACCGACAACACGACGGCCTTCGTCGGAACGGGGCTCCCGATGCTGGCGGCGGCCCTCGCCCAGAAGATGCATGCCCCCAACCTGATGACGATCTTCGAGTTTGGCGGCACCGGGGCCATCCTGGATGACCTGCCGATTGCGGTCGGCGGACGGCGCACCTTCCATCGGGCGTTGGCGGCGGCCGGCATCTGTGACGTGATCGAGGCCGCCCAGCGCGGCTTCGTCGAGTACGGCTTCCTCGGTGGGGCGCAGATCGATCCCTACGGAAACCTCAACAGCACCGTGATCGGCGACCACGATCATCCCAAGGTCCGCCTGCCTGGCAGTGGCGGCGCCAACGACGTCGGCTCGCAGTGCTGGCAGACGATCGCCATCATGCGCCATGACCGCCAGCGCTTCGTCGAGAAGGTCGACTTCGTGACCACGCCCGGCTACCTCACCGGCCCGGGGGCGCGTGAGGCGGCGGGCCTGCCGCCTGGCACCGGCCCGTACCGCGTGGTCACCAACCTGGCGATCCTCGGCTATCATCCGGAGACCAAGCGCATGCAGCTCGTGGCGACCCAGCCGGGGATCAGCCTGCAGCAGGTTCAGGAAGCGACCGGCTTTGCCCTCGAACCCGCAGGCCCGGTGAGCGAGAACCCTGAGCCCAGCGCAGAAGAACTTCACATTCTGCGCGAGCAAGTCGATCGCGAGCGTTTCTACATCTAG